The segment TTATTCAAAAGTTattcatattataatatatatttatttcaaatattatataaataatattttaatttaataattaattatttttataaaaaatcaattctcttctttttgaaagaaaattaaaaataaattattttatttttttctttataatattttaaaaatttattatttaaaatataaataattttaacatttttttataatcataaatattttttaatattatttaaaaatggataattaatgattttcttatttgtaaggtaagtaaaaaataatgatatttaatatatcatattttaaaattttatataaaaatattttaattttaataattaattattttcattaaaaaataaattttcttctttttgaaaaaaattaaaaaataaattaacttattttattctttaaaatattttaaaaatcatattatttaaaatattttaaaatataaataatttaaacatatttatataatcataaatattttttctaatgttctttaaaaataaataattcatgaTTCTTGCATATATATTGTAAGTAAAAAATAatcatatttaatatataatattttaaaatttatattatataatttatacaagttattcttaaattttttatatatattttaatataaattagattggatcagatctaaatttttggttaaatttagTTTCATATCGATTTTTTAGTAATTACATCATCGATCATTACTTGATTGTGATATTGTGTATTTAATATTAATAGTAGATTTTATATcaaagtttatttttatttaattattaaactatcttgactcatatagttgaaatcatattaattttaaaatttattaaatatatgaaatataactttttatataatttaaatatatatttagtaattaaatattatcatcataaaaaatctaaattagttttcaaagatattaatttatcataaaaataatttataaataattaataataaaactattagttatataatgatatataaaggataaaatttatttcattgataaataattaatattcaataatagaattataaatattgctaatttatcataataataatttataaataattaataataaaagttattagttatataatgatatatagaggataaaatttatttcattgataaataattaatatttaataataaaattataaatattatcaattagattttatttaactataaaatattattcttacaCGATACTATCATaacattataaattttaataatatctataaataaccatcataatataatagattttctattataatttttaaaaccattacaataaatatattttttatgatatttataagATATCGTcgctatataataatttttagtaacATCCTTAACAAAGTgccataatattatatatattttataatatttttttaaatcattacTAGAAAGTATTTATAGTAACACTCTTTTTTGAGCGTTACTAAAATTCCATCGCTATAAACTATTTTTGTTGTAGTGTTAGTAGGGTCCAAATTATAGTTAGGCTGACAGCTCAAATCTAATCTAGAACAAATCCCGATCTATAAGTCGGTGAGAGTCCGTGTTGTTATGGGGGCAGATCGTAGGTCCTTGTCGTTGGTGAGATATCGATCCGATGGTTGATGGGATCCTGATCTGAAGGCCGGCTGAGTGCCAACTTGGAGGCCGCATCACCCTAGCTCTCCATAACAGGCTTGATGATGTTCGTCATTGGTGTTTCGATCAATCCAAGATTTCTACGAATGAATCCTAAGGACAAGGGCTAGGGTAGTATGACCTCATAATACCACCAATTATCTAGCATCCTGCTAGTTTGAAAAATATCCTAAATCCTTATAATGACATCAATCTTGGTTATAGACCAGAAGGCTTTGAAATACAAAGGGGCTGATGCGCAACTAGTCCAGGGGACTTTCCTGAAGCTTAACTTCCTATTACCTCTTCTACTTCTAATAATGTAACAGGGGCCACAAGCGACTGATTCTCCATCCAAGAGACCCTACAGGAAACAAACAGGATGTCGATCGGAGCATCCAGAGAGCCCAGCAGTTTCGGCTGCTGTTAAATCCCCTTTTCTTGTAGTGCAAGTTAAACCAATAACTTGGGCTAGCGTAAGCTTCTTACAACCAATTTGCATGCCAAACCATGTGATgtaatatgatattattatttagAAGAAATGGATGGTAGGATGCGAGAAAGTTTGCTCAAAATCAAGGAAAACTCGACTCAAGTATTGGTGTCTAACTGTAATGCTTTTTTACTGCATCTATAAGTGTAACATGACATAAAGTAGTCCTAGAATTAaagatagtatgctataaatatttttaattaaataaatcagTTATTTATAGATACTTATAGCTATCACCTACCCAAGCAAAAGATTTTGTTTTTCTGGACTGTAAAAGCAACAAATTTATGCCATGATATGCTTCAAACTTGAATTGGTTAGGAAGCATGTAGAGTGTGCTGTGCTAAAATTCTAGAGAACATGACACCCTGTAGCCAGGGAATTGTACTTAAACCAATCAAACCTGACAAAATTGATCCAAAAACATGGTTCAGAAAATTTGGCTTACAATTCACACCTAGCCACTCATCTGGATTTGACATGTGTACAGGAGGCCCTTGACATGCCACGTTAATTGGAAGATACATAGACCGTCATATTAATTTGTGTGGAATGGACCATTGAGACTGGTGTTGTACATCATTTGTAGCTTTAATCGTACCTGTTGGACATGTCGATGGAACTTCAAAGATGGGTAGACTGGCTGGTGAACCCTTCTCCAATCTTTTGAGGAataactctttttcttttttatgcaaAAAGGTTGGGTAAGAGAGAAACTGGGCCACAAGTTTTTGTTGCCACCAAAAGTattgccaaaagaaaaaaaaatatatatattcggagACATGTGGAAGGTTGTGGAATGGACAAGATTCCCATTATCCACTCCACGATGAACGCACGTTGAAGGATCGGGGCCACCTCATGGGTGACGATTAGGTGGAAGTTACATCCGCACCCTCGGTTTCGTTGAGTAGATGACCAAACTTGTGTTTCTGGAGTTTGCCCGCCGTAGGGTTGGCGCAAGTGGCTTTGGCATGCATAAAAATGGTGGAATCGAAGTTCATGATTCGATGGTTTTATAATCTAAGATCTGCCAGTATTGATTGCATTTTTTAAGGAAAGAATTATTGACTTTTCTCACCATGTCGGCAGCTAGACCATATCCTATTTGCACAGAGTTTTGAAATGATGTAAAATGGATCTGTACGAATCCCATATATCAAAGGAAAGTTGGGCCCACCCTAAACAAGTTGACTTGAGCATTACAATTCATGTACATGTCCTTACCACGGGAGATTATTATTTCATACCAGTATTACTATGACGTGGAGCCTACAGCTGTTCCCCTGTACAGGGAGGAGATGCACGGGAACGAACGTACTGGGGCCTGATGTAACAGGTCCTGATCCGTGGTTCTTTTCTTGGAAACCCGTCATCACCAGCGTATCCTTGTTAGCGTCTTTAAACCCCGTGACACCACAGTTTTAAACCCACAATAATTTCTCGTTTTATAGGATACTGTTTTCCAGGAACCCCACCGCCCTCCCCGACAAACTTTCTTCCATCCAGTGGGCCCCACGGACGTGGAAAAACCCTAGACGAAAACGCTCCTTCCCCGGTTTTAGTGCAGTCCAACCCTCAACTTCTCCTTCAATCCGCCACAATAAAATCCCCACCCAACCCCCACCTTATGCCCATTCTTATCCTCCTCCTTACATCGCACTAGAAGGAGAAAAATCGTCACCATTATCATCACCATGAGATCCCTTCCTATTCTtctcctccctcttcttctcGTAGCCACTGGAACCCTCGCAGCCACCGTAGCCATGAGCAAGCCTCTTCTCGGGGTTGGCAGCCAATCAAGAATGTTAATGACGCCCATGTCCAGGAGATTGCCAAGTTCGCGGTGTCGGAGCACAACAAGCTGGCCAACTCTAGGCTTGCGTTTAGTAAAGTGGTAAAGGGCGAGACCCAGGTGGTGTCTGGAATTAACTATCGGCTTGTCGTGGAGGCTAAGAATGGCGGAGCCATGGCGAAGTATGAGGCCATCGTGTGGGAGAAGGCCTGGGAGGGGTTCAGGAAGCTCACATCCTTCCAGCCAGTCCAGAGTTGAAAAATGTAAACCTAGGGTACCTGTTTGAGAAATGTTATGAGGAAAATGTAACCGATATAATAACATGTTTAATAATTAACACTTCTCGTTGTTGATGTTCAAAAAACGATGTGGAAGCTTGTGCTCTTCTTTGCTGATCTTTTACCATCTTTATCTTTAATTTGTTGCATCATCGGCTTATTGCTCTTCCTGCCATACGGTGTCAAGTCAAATACCAACTTAGAACAATGTCTAGGGACGTGATTATCGATAGATCATATAAGCTTCTTGCAACCGATATTTGTATATCAAGCCATTTGATAATTTAATCTTTCCTTTAATAAAAAAGGACAATAGGATTGGAAAAAGTTTGGTCAAAAAAAGCCAGATAAACGTATCTAACCTCAGTGATTTTACTACATCATCAAAGTGTAAAATGACAAAAATCGACCCTAGCATAAAAAAGAGAAtgtgttattatttttttaattaaataagctATCACCTTCCTCTGGatatttattgtattatattttatattttaaaaatttttgatataagaAAGGGTTAATTTCTACCTTCTCCTCTGTATCCATTTTTTCTCTTCAGGATTGACTTCAAGTCAAACCTCCACATACTTGTCCAAGTGGCGCGGGGTGATGTTAATTCAAACAGTTCAGAAGGTTCAAAAGATATTATTAGTTGAGCTATTAATTCAAGCAGTTCAGAAGGTTGAAAAGATATTATTAGTTGAACTAGATCCATCATATCAATTTTGGATTTGTTCAAATCAGCAGCTAATATGTCTAAAGGTATTGATGGAGGAAAAAGAATCATCAATTCAAATACAAATCATGATCAAAACTTTTCTCAATCGGATCCATTTGTAGTCTATTTACTCCATTTGCAATCCCTTATGAAAGTGattggttcttttcttttcttttttttattttggatacAAGCAGGTGCTCATATTATTCGCATGTGAATATATTctagaaaattagaaaataaaatatcctatAGGACATGTGGGCACATCTGACTTTATTGCCAGATCCAGTCATTGATATGCTCTGCTATGTAGGAAGCAATTTAATCAGCGGCACTATTTACCTTCCAAAAAACATGCTGAACAGACACGTCAATGAAGTCATGCAAGGAAACCATACATCCCGAAGGAGTGGATGGACCTTCAACTACTCCATATCGTATCGGATCCGGCTTATAATAGTGGCAGAATCTCTCTCAATAAGGATCCTCTCCATCTGAAGCTTCTGTTTAACACAGATAATACCTGCCAAAGTGGCTCGAAGCTCAGCTCTGGGACAAAAAGCTCAAAGATATGTGAGCCCTCCACCTCCAGTAGCTTGGCATCCGGATCCCAGATAACAAACCTAGCACCATTTCtgtgttagaaaatcggataagcaacatgtgtatatttcaaaaacTTTTTTTTGAACGCAGCGGAAAACAaacaggttaaaccctttaacctcatatgcataagatcaaatctaatcctacccaaaccTAGGAGAAAAACAAacatataatatgaaatttaaaaaataagtatgagatcgaatctcaataccttagtatggatagatattcacca is part of the Elaeis guineensis isolate ETL-2024a chromosome 15, EG11, whole genome shotgun sequence genome and harbors:
- the LOC105036466 gene encoding LOW QUALITY PROTEIN: cysteine proteinase inhibitor 1 (The sequence of the model RefSeq protein was modified relative to this genomic sequence to represent the inferred CDS: inserted 1 base in 1 codon), whose amino-acid sequence is MTWSLQLFPCTGRRCTGTNVLGPDVTGPDPWNPTALPDKLSSIQWAPRTWKNPRRKRSFPDPHPTPTLCPFLSSSLHRTRRRKIVTIIITMRSLPILLLPLLLVATGTLAATVAMSKPLLXGWQPIKNVNDAHVQEIAKFAVSEHNKLANSRLAFSKVVKGETQVVSGINYRLVVEAKNGGAMAKYEAIVWEKAWEGFRKLTSFQPVQS